A region from the Nesterenkonia lacusekhoensis genome encodes:
- a CDS encoding MBL fold metallo-hydrolase, protein MTLTVEILGSNATAPSAAGPASGYLLRTEAGMVLVDAGPGVMAEYVSRHSLSDLRAIVVTHLHADHSLDLMAFAYRWTFPERLPRIPLYLPEEDLPRLRAFDAVFGIDTLPGMESPTHAAWDVRGLRLDGSAEEGWEELGLQLRSYRAHHPVPAACLRFSSVAEEAVVAFSGDTGHCEGLLQAAQDADVFICEATYLKADPQATDGHGHLTARMAGEAAAQAGAGHLVLSHFGLDEMRAVAGEHVAEVFDGTVSAAERGAVYGPGRVTVS, encoded by the coding sequence ATGACGCTGACCGTGGAGATCCTGGGGAGCAACGCGACGGCCCCCAGTGCGGCAGGACCGGCCTCGGGCTACCTGCTGCGCACTGAGGCCGGGATGGTCTTGGTGGACGCGGGTCCCGGGGTGATGGCCGAGTACGTCTCCCGGCACAGCCTCTCCGACCTCCGAGCCATCGTGGTGACGCACCTGCACGCGGACCACTCCCTGGACCTGATGGCATTCGCCTACCGCTGGACCTTCCCGGAGCGGCTGCCCCGGATCCCGCTGTACCTGCCGGAGGAGGACCTCCCGCGGCTGCGCGCCTTCGACGCCGTCTTCGGGATCGACACCCTGCCGGGCATGGAGAGCCCGACCCATGCAGCCTGGGACGTCCGCGGCCTCCGTCTCGACGGCAGCGCGGAGGAGGGCTGGGAGGAGCTGGGCCTGCAGCTGCGCTCCTACCGGGCGCATCACCCGGTGCCCGCCGCCTGTCTGCGCTTCAGCTCCGTCGCTGAGGAGGCCGTGGTGGCCTTCTCCGGGGACACCGGCCATTGCGAGGGTCTGCTGCAGGCCGCGCAGGACGCGGACGTGTTCATCTGTGAGGCCACTTATCTGAAGGCGGATCCGCAGGCCACCGACGGCCATGGGCACCTGACGGCCCGCATGGCCGGGGAGGCCGCAGCCCAAGCCGGGGCAGGGCATCTGGTGCTCAGCCACTTTGGGCTGGACGAGATGCGAGCCGTCGCAGGGGAGCACGTCGCGGAGGTCTTCGACGGAACGGTCTCCGCGGCCGAGCGGGGTGCGGTCTACGGCCCCGGACGCGTCACAGTTTCGTAA
- a CDS encoding extracellular solute-binding protein, producing MRRPATTVRTATVASTSFAALLLLSACGGGEDDSVSAELEHESDGSTVITYNSPAEWANFGEVLTEFSAASGIEAPNDPKNSGQALSALQTEAANPVADVVYVGIAFAGQLEEADLLQSYTPAGTEDLDEDSRSEDELWHTVHSGTVAFLVNTDALGDVPVPESWEDLLDPQYEGMVGYLDPSQAAVGYSVATAVNLALGGDLDDWQPGLDYLEELSENGAVTPAQTATASLSQGEIPILIDADFNGYNLQEEGSNIEVVIPAEGSLEIPYVVGLVNEAPQPNNGKNLLDFYFSEDGQRLFSEGFMRPAGGEFPEELEGQVLPPEEYERAETVDYAQMGEVQEEFTEMYDQQAR from the coding sequence ATGCGCCGCCCAGCCACCACTGTCAGAACCGCAACCGTCGCCTCTACCTCTTTCGCAGCCCTTCTGCTCCTTTCCGCATGCGGGGGAGGGGAGGACGATTCGGTCTCCGCAGAGCTGGAGCACGAGTCCGACGGCAGCACCGTCATCACCTACAACAGCCCCGCCGAGTGGGCGAACTTCGGCGAGGTTCTCACCGAGTTCTCCGCCGCCTCCGGGATCGAGGCGCCCAACGATCCGAAGAACTCCGGCCAGGCTCTCTCCGCGCTCCAGACCGAGGCCGCCAATCCGGTGGCCGACGTCGTCTATGTGGGCATCGCCTTCGCCGGACAGCTGGAGGAGGCCGACCTCCTCCAGTCCTACACCCCCGCCGGCACCGAGGACCTCGACGAGGACAGCAGATCCGAGGACGAGTTGTGGCACACGGTCCACTCCGGGACCGTGGCCTTCCTGGTCAACACCGATGCACTGGGCGATGTCCCCGTCCCCGAGTCCTGGGAGGATCTGCTCGACCCGCAGTACGAGGGCATGGTCGGTTATCTGGACCCCTCCCAGGCGGCCGTGGGCTACTCCGTGGCCACTGCGGTCAATCTGGCTCTCGGCGGAGACCTCGACGACTGGCAGCCCGGCCTGGACTACCTGGAGGAGCTCTCCGAGAACGGTGCCGTGACCCCGGCGCAGACCGCCACTGCCTCGCTCTCCCAGGGAGAGATCCCCATCCTGATCGACGCCGACTTCAACGGCTATAACCTTCAGGAGGAGGGCAGCAACATCGAGGTCGTCATCCCTGCCGAAGGCAGCCTCGAGATCCCCTATGTGGTCGGCCTGGTCAACGAGGCTCCGCAGCCGAACAACGGGAAGAACCTGCTGGACTTCTATTTCTCCGAGGACGGCCAACGGCTCTTCTCCGAAGGCTTCATGCGCCCGGCCGGCGGCGAGTTCCCGGAGGAGCTTGAAGGGCAGGTGCTGCCGCCTGAGGAATACGAGCGCGCAGAAACCGTGGACTACGCGCAGATGGGCGAGGTCCAAGAGGAGTTCACCGAGATGTATGACCAGCAGGCGCGCTGA
- a CDS encoding NAD(P)/FAD-dependent oxidoreductase, which produces MAISQKLSEKPRVLIVGGGYVGLTAAKLLQKKVKAEGGVVTMVDPLPYMTYQPFLPEVVGGHIEARHAVVNHRKHLKDTEILTGKVTSVDPEAKVAVVGIGDPEQGEVESVEVPYQDIIMAAGATTRTFPIEGLAEQGIGLKTIEEALSLRNHILERIETASTMTDEKAKSRALSFTVVGGGFAGVEAIAEMEDIVRAAVDHNPRLSQSDVRIVMVEAMGRIMPEVSEEQAEGVVEHLRSRGVEVLLNTSLGSAVDGELQLINMADKSEIDRFEADTLVWTAGVAANAVAKSSGFPVDERGRIKGSVTLQITDDEGKAVEGAWAAGDIAATPDLTGKGPGGFCVPNAQHAVRQTKQLVKNLLAARYGEGTVEEYKHESLGAVAGLGLYKGVGNPMGIKLKGFPAWLAHRGYHGYAIPTVERTVRVAGGWINEMLFGRDFTALRDLETPRRQFEEAAGGGKKKDKAAK; this is translated from the coding sequence ATGGCAATCTCGCAGAAGCTCTCAGAGAAACCTCGTGTCCTGATCGTCGGCGGCGGCTACGTCGGCCTGACCGCAGCCAAGCTGCTGCAGAAGAAGGTGAAGGCCGAAGGCGGTGTGGTCACCATGGTGGACCCGCTGCCGTACATGACCTACCAGCCCTTCCTGCCGGAGGTCGTCGGTGGCCACATCGAGGCGCGCCATGCTGTGGTCAACCACCGCAAGCACCTGAAGGACACTGAGATCCTCACCGGCAAGGTCACCTCTGTGGACCCTGAGGCCAAGGTGGCCGTGGTCGGCATCGGTGACCCGGAGCAGGGCGAGGTCGAGAGCGTCGAGGTTCCCTACCAGGACATCATCATGGCCGCCGGTGCGACCACCCGCACCTTCCCGATCGAAGGGCTGGCCGAGCAGGGCATCGGTCTGAAGACCATCGAAGAGGCGCTGAGCCTGCGCAACCACATCCTGGAGCGCATCGAGACAGCCTCCACGATGACCGACGAGAAGGCCAAGTCCCGTGCTCTGAGCTTCACCGTGGTCGGCGGCGGATTCGCCGGCGTCGAGGCCATCGCTGAGATGGAGGACATCGTCCGTGCCGCGGTTGACCACAACCCGCGCCTGAGCCAGTCGGATGTGCGGATCGTGATGGTCGAGGCCATGGGTCGGATCATGCCCGAGGTCTCTGAGGAGCAGGCCGAGGGCGTGGTGGAGCACCTGCGCAGCCGCGGCGTCGAGGTCCTGCTCAACACCTCCCTGGGCTCCGCCGTCGACGGCGAGCTGCAGCTGATCAACATGGCGGACAAGTCCGAGATCGACCGGTTCGAGGCAGACACCCTGGTCTGGACCGCCGGCGTGGCCGCCAATGCAGTGGCCAAGTCCTCCGGCTTCCCGGTCGACGAGCGCGGCCGCATCAAGGGCTCTGTCACTCTGCAGATCACCGATGACGAGGGCAAGGCTGTCGAGGGGGCTTGGGCCGCCGGCGACATCGCTGCGACTCCGGACCTCACCGGCAAGGGGCCGGGCGGGTTCTGCGTCCCCAACGCCCAGCACGCCGTGCGTCAGACCAAGCAGCTGGTCAAGAACCTGCTGGCGGCACGCTATGGCGAGGGCACAGTCGAGGAGTACAAGCACGAGTCTCTCGGCGCCGTCGCAGGCCTGGGTCTCTACAAGGGCGTGGGCAACCCCATGGGCATCAAGCTCAAGGGCTTTCCCGCATGGCTGGCTCACCGCGGCTACCACGGCTACGCGATTCCCACTGTGGAGCGCACTGTCCGTGTGGCCGGCGGGTGGATCAACGAGATGCTCTTCGGCCGCGACTTCACTGCTCTGCGGGATCTGGAGACCCCGCGCCGACAGTTCGAGGAGGCCGCAGGCGGCGGTAAGAAGAAGGACAAGGCCGCCAAGTAG
- a CDS encoding DUF501 domain-containing protein, which produces MTDRTPTQEDLDALSLQLGRPVRDVVEIPARCRCGNPLVAATAPRLSNGIPFPTTFYLTHPTITAAVSRQEAEGVMAEMSQRLQEDEELAGRHRQAHENYLQERERIREAAQLEPVWEIEGISAGGYPERVKCLHVLVGHSLAVGRGITPLGDEGLDLIAEEWAPQVCTCATAWDHEAEIPTRDLSRHVRRLEQESTDG; this is translated from the coding sequence ATGACTGATCGCACCCCCACCCAGGAGGACTTGGACGCCCTCTCTCTGCAGCTGGGACGACCGGTGCGCGACGTCGTCGAGATCCCCGCCCGCTGCCGCTGCGGCAACCCGCTGGTCGCAGCCACCGCACCACGGCTGAGCAACGGGATCCCGTTCCCCACCACCTTCTACCTCACCCACCCCACCATCACGGCGGCGGTCTCCCGTCAGGAGGCCGAGGGGGTCATGGCCGAGATGTCACAGCGTCTGCAGGAGGACGAGGAGCTGGCGGGACGGCATCGTCAGGCCCATGAGAACTATCTGCAGGAGCGCGAGCGCATCCGCGAGGCCGCTCAGCTGGAGCCGGTCTGGGAGATCGAGGGAATCAGCGCAGGAGGCTACCCCGAGCGGGTCAAATGCCTGCACGTGCTGGTCGGCCACTCTCTGGCCGTAGGCCGGGGCATCACGCCGCTGGGGGATGAGGGCCTGGACCTGATCGCCGAGGAATGGGCCCCGCAGGTGTGCACGTGTGCCACCGCCTGGGACCACGAGGCAGAGATCCCCACCCGCGACCTCAGCCGCCACGTCCGTCGTCTGGAGCAGGAGAGCACAGATGGTTGA
- a CDS encoding ABC transporter permease, whose translation MNTVGIRIAVTLCVVFVLFPVLLSFAAATSVNSAQGLWGDGFTGEWLATAWEQIRPTLGRSAVVAAAVVAANLVIGGPLAMWIARSGSGLRHAVSFLATLPLAVPGIALSIGLITVYPELRPSGLLLFAGHVLLTLPFTLAALVPIFADRELRACEDVALSLGSSSARVLATVTVPVSAAALAQAVITTFALSFGEFNISFFINPPATPMVPFALFDAYSTQRLELASAKTMLFILCIVPVLLAVMLFQRSSRSQKGPTP comes from the coding sequence ATGAACACCGTCGGCATCCGTATCGCCGTGACCCTGTGTGTGGTCTTCGTGCTCTTCCCGGTGCTGCTCTCCTTCGCAGCGGCCACCAGCGTGAACTCCGCCCAGGGGCTCTGGGGCGACGGATTCACCGGCGAATGGTTGGCGACTGCCTGGGAACAGATCCGTCCCACGCTGGGGCGCAGCGCCGTCGTCGCGGCGGCAGTGGTGGCGGCCAACCTGGTGATCGGCGGGCCGTTGGCCATGTGGATCGCCCGCAGCGGCTCCGGCCTGAGGCATGCGGTGTCCTTCCTGGCCACGTTGCCTCTGGCGGTGCCCGGCATTGCGCTGAGCATCGGGCTGATCACGGTCTACCCTGAGCTTCGGCCCTCGGGGCTGCTGCTCTTCGCCGGGCATGTGCTGCTGACCCTGCCCTTCACGCTGGCCGCCCTGGTGCCGATCTTCGCCGACCGGGAGCTGCGTGCCTGCGAGGATGTGGCCCTGAGCTTGGGGTCCTCCTCTGCTCGGGTGCTGGCCACGGTGACGGTACCGGTCAGCGCCGCCGCCCTGGCGCAGGCGGTGATCACGACCTTTGCGCTCTCCTTCGGCGAGTTCAACATCAGCTTCTTCATCAACCCGCCCGCGACGCCGATGGTCCCCTTCGCGTTGTTCGACGCCTACTCCACCCAGCGGCTGGAGCTCGCCTCTGCGAAGACCATGCTGTTCATCCTGTGCATCGTGCCGGTGCTGCTGGCCGTCATGCTCTTCCAACGCTCCAGTCGATCCCAGAAAGGGCCCACACCGTGA
- a CDS encoding S8 family peptidase — protein sequence MNGKIKQTAGLAAAAALLTPLASAPSVVNAPEASADAWRDTQYYLEDYGIEDAWETTRGEDVTIAVLDTGVDSDHPTLEGAVVDGTDISGAGDGDGGPVEDQMAAWHGTSVASLAAGRGHEPTDDEVEEAPGEGGTGEYEDLSDEEWEEVLDELEEDFQEIYGDDWEDIVQDIYGEDWREEIRDDLEQMGTSGLKQMGASGLTAEGLAPATSGAVASQAPAPADEEDEESGGDGDSSDEGGDDDDSGGLIGVAPEADVLSASLLLADSNPHGPNADDQIAEAVVWAVDNGADIINMSVGSGTQEWPESWDEAFLHAAENDVLVVASAGNRGSGHMSAGAPATIPGVLTVAGLDEDRNISQDASTQGIAVDIAAAGERVPGGDLDGGYHLWDGTSAAAPIVSGAAALVMAAHPDLSAPEVMHRLVETADPEDGDDGIDPEYGHGVLNVDQAVNGEDVPEFDESDYGTLEEWIRVHRRDDDAAGGHEDIPEGSSVEAGPAGDPRERPQAADAQTVQDWAGPAVLGVAGLLAVAVIAVAAVHLSSRRKG from the coding sequence ATGAACGGAAAGATCAAGCAGACCGCCGGTCTGGCTGCAGCGGCGGCTCTGCTGACTCCGCTGGCCTCGGCGCCCTCGGTGGTCAACGCTCCGGAAGCCTCTGCCGATGCCTGGCGCGACACCCAGTACTACCTCGAGGACTACGGGATCGAGGACGCCTGGGAGACCACCCGTGGTGAGGACGTGACCATCGCGGTGCTGGACACCGGCGTGGACAGCGACCACCCCACTCTGGAAGGCGCAGTGGTCGACGGCACCGACATCTCGGGAGCCGGCGACGGCGACGGCGGACCGGTCGAGGACCAGATGGCGGCATGGCACGGCACCTCTGTCGCCTCGCTGGCGGCCGGACGCGGCCATGAGCCCACTGACGACGAGGTCGAGGAGGCGCCCGGAGAGGGCGGCACCGGCGAGTACGAAGACCTCAGTGACGAGGAGTGGGAGGAGGTCCTCGACGAGCTCGAGGAGGACTTCCAGGAGATCTACGGCGACGACTGGGAAGACATCGTCCAAGACATCTACGGTGAGGACTGGCGCGAGGAGATCCGTGATGACCTCGAGCAGATGGGGACCTCCGGCCTCAAGCAGATGGGGGCCTCCGGCCTGACCGCCGAGGGCCTCGCCCCGGCCACCTCCGGCGCGGTCGCGTCGCAGGCACCGGCCCCGGCCGATGAGGAGGACGAGGAGTCCGGTGGCGACGGCGATTCCAGCGATGAGGGCGGCGATGACGACGACTCCGGTGGGCTCATCGGAGTGGCTCCGGAGGCCGATGTCCTCAGCGCCTCCCTGCTGCTGGCCGACTCCAACCCGCACGGTCCCAACGCTGATGACCAGATCGCCGAGGCCGTGGTCTGGGCCGTGGACAATGGGGCCGACATCATCAACATGTCCGTCGGCTCGGGCACCCAGGAGTGGCCCGAGTCCTGGGATGAAGCCTTCCTGCACGCCGCGGAGAACGACGTGCTGGTGGTCGCCTCGGCCGGAAACCGCGGCTCCGGCCATATGTCGGCCGGCGCGCCCGCCACCATCCCCGGCGTGCTGACCGTGGCCGGGCTGGACGAGGACCGAAACATCTCCCAGGACGCCTCCACGCAGGGCATCGCGGTGGACATCGCGGCCGCCGGTGAGCGCGTCCCCGGCGGTGACCTCGACGGCGGCTACCACCTGTGGGACGGCACGTCGGCCGCAGCGCCGATCGTCTCCGGAGCCGCGGCCCTGGTGATGGCCGCCCACCCGGACCTCAGCGCTCCGGAGGTCATGCACCGTCTGGTGGAGACCGCCGATCCGGAGGACGGGGACGACGGCATCGACCCCGAATACGGCCACGGTGTGCTCAACGTGGACCAGGCGGTCAACGGTGAAGACGTCCCGGAGTTCGACGAGAGCGACTACGGCACGCTCGAGGAGTGGATCCGCGTGCACCGCCGCGATGATGACGCCGCCGGCGGCCACGAGGACATCCCGGAAGGCTCCAGCGTGGAGGCGGGGCCGGCGGGCGATCCGCGCGAGCGTCCCCAGGCCGCCGACGCACAGACCGTCCAGGACTGGGCCGGGCCCGCTGTGCTGGGCGTGGCAGGCCTGCTCGCCGTCGCGGTCATCGCCGTGGCTGCCGTGCACCTGAGCTCACGCCGTAAGGGGTGA
- a CDS encoding LacI family DNA-binding transcriptional regulator translates to MPRPSLRDVAAQAGVSVSLVSYALNGNGRVSEETRGRILQVADELGYRGNRHARMLRTGRGVDIGVIIRNLRNPFFLDGLAAMEEQARDEGRAVLVTNSQYDLQEQQDLLAHFAQLGVGGIVIAPIGGAEPLREWMQTHPQIGVVALNLDMGDEESAAPEGLSTINPDHVAVVCEALAHFQERGHRRIDFIAAPAEAAADAVREKVFQQECGRRRLTGRILRSALRPEVVEELVVEELRRRVLDSSHPEHPCYLLNSDHLAVAVYGAAARLGLRVGRDVSVIGHDDLPTSALLAPALTTVAFDRARIGVEALRLLREELVERLVLPVTLRRRDSVADLA, encoded by the coding sequence GTGCCACGCCCCTCGCTCCGCGACGTCGCCGCACAGGCCGGCGTCTCCGTCTCTCTGGTCAGCTACGCCCTGAACGGGAACGGGCGGGTCTCCGAGGAGACCCGCGGCAGAATCCTGCAGGTGGCCGACGAGCTGGGCTACCGCGGCAACCGGCATGCCAGGATGCTGCGCACCGGACGGGGCGTGGACATCGGGGTCATCATCAGGAACCTCCGCAACCCGTTTTTTCTGGACGGCCTGGCTGCGATGGAGGAGCAGGCCCGGGACGAAGGGCGTGCGGTCCTGGTCACCAACTCCCAGTACGACCTGCAGGAGCAGCAGGACCTGCTGGCCCATTTCGCCCAGCTGGGTGTGGGCGGCATCGTGATCGCTCCCATCGGCGGGGCTGAGCCTCTGCGCGAGTGGATGCAGACTCATCCGCAGATCGGCGTGGTGGCGCTGAACCTGGATATGGGAGACGAGGAGTCGGCCGCGCCGGAGGGCCTGTCGACCATCAATCCGGACCACGTCGCGGTGGTCTGTGAGGCCCTCGCCCATTTCCAGGAGCGCGGCCACCGGAGGATCGACTTCATCGCCGCTCCGGCCGAGGCGGCCGCAGATGCGGTGCGGGAGAAGGTCTTCCAGCAGGAGTGCGGCCGACGCCGCCTCACCGGGCGGATCCTGCGCTCAGCTCTGCGGCCGGAGGTGGTGGAGGAGCTGGTGGTGGAGGAGCTGCGCAGGCGCGTCCTGGACTCTTCGCACCCGGAGCACCCTTGTTATCTGCTGAACAGCGATCACCTCGCCGTCGCCGTCTATGGGGCGGCGGCCCGTCTGGGTCTGCGAGTGGGGAGGGATGTGAGCGTCATCGGACATGACGACCTCCCGACGTCGGCCCTGCTCGCACCGGCGCTGACCACCGTCGCCTTCGACCGCGCCCGCATCGGGGTTGAGGCCCTGCGCCTGCTCCGCGAGGAGCTGGTGGAGCGCCTGGTGTTGCCGGTGACCCTGCGGCGGCGGGACTCCGTGGCCGATCTGGCCTGA
- a CDS encoding ABC transporter permease, with product MTVSPRSLGAGRRRGLRGSPDARFASLPAALPGILVLLVFGAVPLGILTLTALGLGAAGSGEEPGFTLGHLLQVFADPGLRTELWNSALVGIGSVIIMLVVGVPLTLAMSRHEQNRPVSVLVNVIFTLPIALPGIVVGFFTILMLGRTGLFAQAGPAFGGMAYALPGIFAAYIYFSFPRVIGPLRAVMTSFDHSLLETARTLGASRVRTFFTVSLPIVLPAVVEVLGTAAAVTIGGYGTIATLSQGERLLALSVADELSNHYQVASASGLAIVLALLAAGTLGLSRSLAHLLERSRR from the coding sequence GTGACGGTCTCACCACGATCCCTGGGAGCCGGTCGCCGGCGCGGGCTCAGAGGGAGTCCGGACGCCCGCTTCGCCTCTCTGCCGGCGGCGCTGCCCGGCATCCTGGTGCTTCTGGTCTTCGGAGCGGTTCCGCTGGGCATCCTCACGCTGACCGCACTGGGCCTCGGAGCCGCCGGGAGCGGTGAGGAGCCGGGGTTCACGCTGGGACACCTCCTGCAGGTCTTCGCCGACCCCGGGCTGCGCACCGAGCTGTGGAACTCTGCGTTGGTGGGCATCGGCTCGGTGATCATCATGCTGGTGGTGGGGGTCCCGCTGACCCTGGCCATGTCCCGGCATGAGCAGAACCGTCCGGTCTCGGTGCTGGTCAACGTGATCTTCACGCTGCCGATCGCCCTGCCCGGGATTGTGGTCGGCTTCTTCACCATCCTCATGCTGGGTCGGACCGGGTTGTTCGCGCAGGCCGGTCCGGCCTTCGGAGGGATGGCCTATGCTCTGCCGGGCATCTTCGCGGCCTACATCTACTTCTCCTTCCCTCGGGTCATCGGTCCGTTGCGGGCCGTGATGACCTCCTTCGACCACTCCCTGCTGGAGACCGCCCGCACTCTGGGCGCCTCCAGGGTGAGGACCTTCTTCACCGTCTCCCTACCGATCGTCCTGCCCGCGGTGGTCGAGGTTCTCGGCACCGCCGCGGCGGTCACCATCGGCGGCTACGGCACCATCGCGACGCTCTCGCAGGGGGAGCGGCTGCTGGCGCTCTCCGTTGCCGACGAGCTGTCCAACCACTACCAGGTGGCCTCGGCCTCGGGCCTGGCCATCGTGCTTGCCCTGCTGGCCGCAGGGACACTTGGGCTGTCCCGCTCCCTGGCCCATCTCCTGGAGAGGAGCAGACGATGA
- a CDS encoding ABC transporter ATP-binding protein, whose protein sequence is MTEETSAGLVIEGLCVDYDGIRAVHDLNLHVPAGATLAIVGPSGCGKSTVLRAIAGLIGSSQGSIRLGGRELTDIPATRRNIGLVPQSYALFPHLSVRGNIEYGLRARGADKEARRRRVDELLAFTELERFEHRKPAHLSGGQRQRVALARAMAIDPDVLLLDEPLAALDPQLRSGMRRQLIELLDATRSVNVIVTHDRHEAFAMADTVAVMREGRLVQAGGPRELWDRPADGFVADFLCDAAMFEATLTEHGVEALGGSWRIPYTSFDDVTPDAVGQQARLLVRPTSVTLTPAAGTEVLPAGSAEARVRQVEFTGEATLAQLELDGRSITVQTELPVTKGEHVHMTISRREGVVLVGEEK, encoded by the coding sequence GTGACCGAAGAGACCTCCGCCGGACTTGTGATCGAGGGCCTGTGCGTCGACTACGACGGCATACGTGCGGTCCATGATCTGAACCTCCACGTCCCCGCCGGCGCCACTCTGGCGATCGTCGGCCCCTCCGGCTGTGGCAAGAGCACCGTGCTGCGCGCCATCGCCGGACTGATCGGGTCCTCGCAGGGGAGCATCCGGCTCGGCGGCCGAGAGCTGACCGACATCCCGGCCACCCGCCGGAACATCGGGTTGGTGCCGCAGAGCTACGCGCTGTTCCCCCACCTGAGCGTGCGCGGGAACATCGAATACGGGCTCCGGGCCAGGGGCGCGGACAAGGAAGCCCGCCGGCGTCGTGTGGACGAGCTGCTGGCCTTCACCGAGCTGGAGCGGTTCGAGCACCGCAAGCCTGCCCACCTCTCCGGAGGTCAGCGGCAGCGCGTCGCCCTGGCACGGGCCATGGCCATCGACCCGGACGTCCTCCTGCTTGATGAGCCGCTGGCGGCCCTGGATCCGCAGCTGCGCAGCGGCATGCGGCGGCAGCTCATCGAGCTGCTGGACGCCACCCGGAGCGTGAACGTGATCGTCACCCATGACCGTCATGAGGCCTTCGCCATGGCTGACACGGTTGCGGTGATGAGGGAGGGCCGCCTGGTGCAAGCCGGGGGTCCGCGGGAGCTGTGGGATCGTCCCGCCGACGGCTTCGTCGCCGACTTCCTGTGTGATGCCGCCATGTTCGAGGCCACGCTCACCGAGCACGGTGTGGAGGCGCTCGGCGGATCCTGGCGCATCCCCTACACCAGCTTCGACGACGTCACGCCGGACGCCGTCGGTCAGCAGGCCCGCCTGCTCGTCAGGCCCACCTCGGTCACTCTGACGCCGGCCGCCGGCACGGAGGTACTGCCGGCCGGCAGTGCTGAGGCGAGGGTCCGCCAGGTGGAGTTCACCGGAGAGGCCACTCTGGCTCAGCTGGAGCTGGACGGCCGGAGCATCACAGTCCAGACCGAGCTGCCCGTCACCAAGGGGGAGCACGTGCACATGACGATCAGCCGACGCGAGGGCGTCGTGCTGGTGGGTGAGGAGAAGTAG
- a CDS encoding Ppx/GppA phosphatase family protein gives MVEAGVAQAAARRTAAIDCGTNSIRLLIADVVDGVLTDVVREMTVVRLGEGVDRTGEFSAAALQRTFAAVDRYAELIRHHGVAAQNIRFVATSASRDVENRDEFVAGVSARLSSEEHTVVPEVIPGSEEAELSFSGAAATLATHLEGRRVLVVDLGGGSTEFVLGTIARDDSGRLSAEAGPALSTDMGCVRFTERHLHSDPPTQEEISAARAEIRRFLEEVGRHVPLEQAEAVVGVAGTVTTITAHALGLESYDPDRIDSTELSIDDVRNASLSLLHAPRDERAQLPFMHPGRVDVIGSGALIWSTVLEHIHEMTSGRVTAAAASEHDILDGIALSAGKGEG, from the coding sequence ATGGTTGAAGCAGGTGTTGCCCAGGCAGCGGCCCGGAGGACTGCCGCCATCGACTGCGGAACCAACTCCATCCGCCTGCTGATCGCCGACGTCGTCGACGGGGTGCTGACCGATGTGGTCCGCGAGATGACAGTGGTCCGCCTGGGCGAGGGCGTGGACCGCACCGGAGAGTTCTCCGCCGCCGCCCTCCAGCGCACCTTCGCCGCCGTGGACCGCTACGCCGAGCTGATCCGGCACCACGGTGTGGCGGCCCAGAACATCCGCTTCGTGGCGACCTCCGCCTCCCGCGACGTGGAGAACCGCGACGAGTTCGTCGCCGGCGTCTCCGCGCGGCTCAGCAGCGAGGAGCATACGGTCGTCCCTGAGGTCATCCCGGGCAGCGAGGAGGCCGAGCTCTCCTTCTCCGGAGCGGCCGCCACCCTGGCCACACATCTGGAGGGTCGTCGCGTGCTCGTGGTGGACCTCGGCGGAGGATCCACCGAATTCGTCCTGGGCACCATCGCCCGCGACGACTCCGGACGGCTCAGCGCAGAGGCCGGCCCGGCGCTCTCGACCGACATGGGCTGCGTGCGCTTCACCGAGCGCCACCTGCATTCGGACCCTCCCACGCAGGAGGAGATCTCCGCAGCGCGGGCCGAGATCCGCCGGTTCCTCGAGGAGGTGGGCCGGCACGTCCCTCTGGAGCAGGCCGAGGCGGTGGTCGGCGTCGCCGGGACTGTCACCACCATCACCGCCCACGCGCTGGGCCTGGAGAGCTACGATCCCGACCGCATTGACTCCACCGAGCTCAGCATCGATGATGTCCGGAATGCGTCGCTGAGCCTGCTGCACGCCCCCCGGGATGAGCGCGCGCAGCTGCCCTTCATGCACCCCGGCAGAGTGGACGTGATCGGCTCGGGCGCGCTGATCTGGAGCACAGTACTGGAACACATCCATGAGATGACCAGCGGCCGTGTGACCGCTGCAGCGGCGTCGGAGCATGACATCTTGGACGGGATCGCGCTGTCCGCGGGCAAGGGAGAAGGATGA